Proteins found in one Hyla sarda isolate aHylSar1 chromosome 7, aHylSar1.hap1, whole genome shotgun sequence genomic segment:
- the LOC130281732 gene encoding transient receptor potential cation channel subfamily V member 6-like codes for MFNPLKERISTWAGRHRSAEEEKTELIQRKRIQDLPLLRAAKENDIQLLKELLEDETCDPFQRGAVGETALHLAVQYENLEAVEILLDEAPQLINEPMASSLYKGQTALHMAAVNQNINLVLTLIHRGADVSSPRATGTFFALNNKNLFYFGEHILSFAACVGDTEIVKILLDYGADIQAKDSWGNTVLHILVLQPNKHLSCLMFDFLLSQDCGKTPMDIPNVQGLTPLKLSVVEGNVIMFQHLIQKKRKIHYTFGPVTTMMYDLSEIDSWDDQQSVLELIVSANKSKAHKILNIPPVKELLQKKWNSTGRPYTRFLGLVYILYMICVSVCCANRPLKPRTTNTTDPRDITLLVQKTLQEAYLTYDDHLRLVGEVISVIGALILSMSELLQAYKMGLRHFWSHIFWRDPFNVIRICFALLLLIILAMRLTDTDGEVVPMSVALVLGWCYSMYFARGFQMLGPFTIMIRKIAASDLLKFCWLMAVVVVGYSVALFITFQTVQGQALGSFNNHIMTLISTYCLFSNLLNGPANYSVEAPGMYRPLYGSFCVIAFLLMFNLLIAMMGDSQSAMVKRKEELWKVEMSDATVKMELTFPQCLWFGTKSTEQDLDKRRYISVEERKWNPHHPREVNRSSSDEESDEDSTPQKSQERSPDLYTRQEIRTNINDGSEDSRKVEQHENNVWGEETFQL; via the exons GATTCAAGATCTTCCGCTCCTACGAGCGGCAAAGGAAAATGACATTCAACTATTAAAGGAACTTCTGGAAGATGAGACGTGTGATCCATTTCAGAGAG GTGCGGTGGGGGAGACGGCATTACACTTGGCGGTCCAGTATGAAAACCTGGAAGCTGTGGAGATTCTACTGGATGAGGCTCCTCAGCTAATCAATGAGCCGATGGCCTCCAGCCTCTATAAAG GTCAGACGGCATTACATATGGCTGCTGTCAATCAGAACATAAACCTGGTTCTCACCCTGATACATAGAGGAGCTGACGTCTCTTCCCCTCGAGCTACAGGGACATTCTTTGCACTTAATAATAAGAATCTCTTTTACTTTG GAGAGCACATACTGTCCTTTGCAGCATGTGTGGGAGACACAGAGATTGTGAAGATACTTCTAGATTATGGAGCTGATATCCAAGCCAAAGATTCTTGGG GTAACACGGTTCTGCACATCCTTGTTCTTCAACCCAACAAACATCTATCGTGCCTGATGTTTGACTTCCTCCTATCACAAGATTGTGGAAAGACtccaatggacattccaaatgtaCAGGGACTCACACCGCTGAAGTTGTCCGTTGTAGAAGGAAATGTGATT ATGTTCCAGCActtaattcaaaagaaaagaaaaatccaTTATACATTTGGTCCTGTCACCACCATGATGTATGACTTGTCGGAAATCGATTCATGGGACGATCAGCAATCCGTGCTTGAGCTTATTGTATCAGCCAACAAGAGTAAG GCTCATAAAATACTCAACATTCCTCCAGTTAAGGAGCTACTGCAAAAGAAATGGAATTCAACTGGACGTCCATACACCCGATTCCTGGGCTTAGTCTACATCCTATATATGATCTGTGTCTCTGTATGTTGTGCCAACCGTCCTCTGAAGCCTCGGACAACAAATACCACAGACCCCAGAGACATTACTCTGTTAGTTCAGAAAACTCTGCAG GAAGCTTATTTGACATACGATGATCATCTAAGACTTGTTGGTGAGGTCATTTCGGTCATTGGAGCTCTCATACTTTCGATGAGCGAG CTGTTACAGGCCTACAAAATGGGTTTGAGGCACTTCTGGAGCCATATATTCTGGAGGGATCCATTCAATGTAATCAG AATTTGCTTCGCTCTTCTACTCTTGATCATCCTTGCTATGCGTTTGACTGATACTGACGGAGAAGTTGTCCCCATGTCGGTGGCATTAGTGCTGGGGTGGTGTTACTCTATGTATTTTGCCCGAGGCTTCCAAATGCTGGGACCCTTCACTATCATGATACGAAAG ATAGCCGCCAGTGACCTTTTGAAATTTTGCTGGCTCATGGCCGTGGTGGTTGTCGGCTACAGTGTGG CTCTATTTATTACCTTTCAGACAGTACAGGGACAAGCGCTTGGTTCTTTTAATAACCATATAATGACCCTGATCAGCACCTACTGTCTATTCTCCAATCTCCTCAATGGACCGGCCAACTATTCTGTTGAGGCCCCAGGGATGTATCGCCCCCTCTACGGCTCGTTTTGTGTCATTGCCTTTCTTCTCATGTTCAACCTGCTCATCGCAATGATGGGAGACTCACAATCTGCTATGGTTAAGAGGAAAGAAGAGTTATGGAAAGTAGAG ATGAGTGATGCTACCGTAAAGATGGAGCTGACATTTCCACAGTGTCTGTGGTTTGGCACAAAATCCACTGAGCAAGACTTGGACAAAAGACGATATATTAG TGTGGAAGAGCGGAAATGGAACCCGCACCATCCACGTGAAGTCAACAGGTCATCAAGTGATGAGGAATCAGATGAAGACTCTACACCTCAAAAGTCACAAGAGAGGAGTCCAGACCTGTATACCCGACAGGAGATCAGAACAAATATCAATGATGGAAGTGAAGACAGTAGAAAAGTGGAACAACATGAAAATAATGTGTGGGGAGAAGAGACGtttcagctttaa